Proteins encoded by one window of Bacillus solimangrovi:
- a CDS encoding ABC transporter ATP-binding protein, which translates to MEQPPIIEVKKLVKTYGDFTAVNGVDFSVHKGEVFGLLGPNGAGKSTTMEMLVGLRKPDGGTATIASFDIKKEMKKVKNVIGVQLQSTSLFELLTVEEIIQLYASFYTTNVSIPTLIDEMLLTEKKKDRVKSLSGGQKQRLAIALALIHDPQILFLDEPTTGLDPQARRTLWDIILRLKERGKSIVLSTHYMDEAHVLCDRIAIMDRGQLIALDTPLNLVKSLQSDSAVEFRLENKDYTDFEHIEGVKQVSKREDVFVLYTDHLQRTLTSLIETASNQHLELVDLQTRTATLEDVFIHMTGRSLREA; encoded by the coding sequence ATGGAACAACCACCTATTATAGAAGTAAAAAAGTTAGTGAAGACTTATGGAGATTTCACCGCTGTTAACGGAGTGGATTTTTCTGTACATAAAGGTGAAGTGTTCGGCTTGTTAGGTCCGAATGGTGCAGGAAAATCGACAACGATGGAGATGTTAGTCGGTCTTCGCAAACCTGATGGCGGAACAGCAACAATTGCAAGCTTTGACATAAAAAAAGAAATGAAAAAAGTGAAAAATGTGATTGGTGTTCAATTACAATCTACTTCACTGTTCGAGTTATTAACAGTAGAGGAAATTATACAGCTTTATGCGAGCTTTTACACAACTAACGTTTCCATCCCAACATTAATTGATGAAATGCTCTTAACCGAAAAGAAAAAAGACAGAGTGAAATCCTTATCTGGAGGGCAAAAGCAGAGACTCGCAATTGCATTAGCATTGATTCATGATCCACAAATCTTGTTTCTTGATGAACCAACGACTGGTCTTGACCCACAAGCAAGAAGAACATTATGGGACATTATCCTACGGTTAAAAGAAAGAGGAAAATCGATTGTTCTGTCTACTCATTACATGGATGAAGCACATGTATTATGTGACAGAATTGCTATTATGGATCGCGGACAATTAATCGCTTTAGATACACCACTAAACTTAGTGAAAAGCCTTCAATCAGATAGCGCAGTTGAATTTCGCCTTGAAAATAAAGATTACACAGATTTTGAGCATATTGAAGGAGTCAAACAAGTAAGTAAGCGAGAAGATGTATTCGTACTATATACCGATCATTTGCAGCGCACGCTCACAAGCCTCATCGAGACAGCATCAAATCAGCATCTAGAATTAGTAGACTTGCAAACGAGAACAGCAACATTAGAAGATGTGTTTATCCATATGACTGGAAGGAGTTTGAGAGAAGCATGA
- a CDS encoding copper amine oxidase N-terminal domain-containing protein produces MSLRKVFFGVFLSIFLFITSSTTYAEEINLKIDGVAIPSDVKSEIKKGRTMVPIRVISENLGAIVDWSDSKVTLTKGDMKVILDLKSTTAEKNGEQIRLDVKPYKKNDRIMVPLRFIAETFGSEVSFSNYTVTIDTEPLYIDGVQVKAFRYEFWMTMGSKVQQSEGNAFNTAFYDIFMENKGVEVEAPEDDLIEAGIDSPLSYSSGSQYDFLDQEGNSIKRFKIYYLSINVPNELGEGYPEYLLYDAVGDKWYTFNGNAEESIWQLIDTATRNGFMKTISNTVV; encoded by the coding sequence ATGTCTTTAAGAAAGGTGTTTTTTGGAGTTTTTCTTTCGATTTTTTTATTTATTACATCTTCGACTACTTATGCTGAAGAAATAAACTTAAAAATTGACGGAGTTGCTATTCCATCTGATGTGAAATCGGAAATTAAAAAAGGTCGTACAATGGTGCCAATACGTGTTATTAGTGAAAATTTGGGAGCAATTGTTGATTGGTCTGATTCTAAAGTTACTCTTACAAAAGGAGATATGAAAGTCATATTAGATCTGAAAAGCACTACTGCGGAGAAAAATGGTGAACAAATACGTCTTGATGTAAAACCATACAAAAAAAATGATCGCATTATGGTTCCACTTCGCTTTATCGCAGAGACGTTTGGAAGTGAAGTAAGTTTCAGTAATTACACAGTCACAATCGATACAGAACCACTATATATAGATGGGGTACAAGTAAAAGCATTTCGATACGAATTTTGGATGACTATGGGCAGCAAAGTACAGCAAAGTGAGGGGAATGCATTTAACACAGCATTCTATGATATTTTTATGGAAAATAAAGGAGTAGAAGTTGAAGCTCCTGAAGATGATTTAATCGAGGCTGGTATTGACAGTCCTCTGTCCTATTCAAGTGGAAGTCAGTATGATTTTTTAGATCAAGAAGGTAATAGCATAAAGCGTTTTAAGATTTATTATTTAAGTATCAATGTTCCAAATGAATTAGGAGAAGGGTATCCAGAATACTTACTTTATGACGCTGTTGGAGATAAATGGTATACATTCAATGGTAATGCGGAAGAATCCATTTGGCAGTTAATTGATACCGCCACAAGGAACGGTTTCATGAAGACTATTAGTAATACTGTTGTATAA
- a CDS encoding helix-turn-helix domain-containing protein, translated as MTTIAEKIKSRRIDKDLTQQAFADLLNVSRSTVSNWETNRNYPDLDTLVKISDLLDISLDNLLREEEKMVNEITNEVKKSSKRKWILRVVVPLFILSLVITTHFVIQDVSAVRDVLFPKEMVLVEVDNEASQWNTIYVEDKDYFIFNTIFWDKEIINDGNNEKNIIFRVKDSKGSIVKDNIEIPSGTSIILKELERGEKYFFEMKGAAGRYFISFS; from the coding sequence ATGACTACAATTGCAGAAAAAATAAAATCAAGACGTATCGACAAAGATTTAACTCAACAAGCATTCGCAGATTTATTAAATGTTTCGAGGTCAACAGTTTCAAATTGGGAGACTAATAGAAATTATCCTGACTTGGACACATTAGTTAAAATAAGTGATTTACTAGATATTTCTCTTGATAATTTACTTAGGGAAGAAGAAAAAATGGTAAATGAAATCACAAATGAAGTGAAAAAAAGCAGCAAAAGGAAATGGATATTACGTGTAGTAGTACCATTATTTATCCTTAGTTTAGTGATAACAACACACTTTGTAATTCAAGATGTAAGTGCTGTACGGGACGTGCTTTTCCCTAAGGAAATGGTATTGGTTGAAGTGGATAATGAAGCAAGTCAATGGAATACAATTTACGTTGAAGATAAAGACTATTTTATATTCAATACTATTTTTTGGGATAAAGAAATTATAAATGATGGAAATAATGAAAAAAATATTATTTTCCGAGTTAAAGATTCGAAAGGTAGTATTGTGAAAGATAATATAGAAATTCCTAGTGGTACTAGTATTATTTTGAAAGAGTTAGAGAGGGGAGAAAAGTATTTTTTCGAAATGAAAGGTGCTGCTGGTAGATATTTTATTAGTTTCTCATAA
- a CDS encoding TIGR00341 family protein, with translation MEQRVNESPDISHVNDVKTHKRTLSANDRNQIIKSIRKEAKPDTYYYVMVVLSCSVATYGLLSNSTAVIIGAMLIAPLMNPILGSALALINGNNKLLRVTIKAEFIGASIAVILSALLTLLLPVSDLTPEILARTEPTLIDLIIALASGAAGTYAICYRSGATLPGVAIATALMPPLCVVGISIAKQEFQYAAGALLLFLANMVAIIVIGIIIFKIAGFTNPTLSNYLNISVNEDRKTLFSRLATNNIIYPFTLLVLICIPLVIFMANSIEADRTEKTIRNALEEGLTVLSPESKIVSVEFSKDDKEYAINTELNTERVIYPEDIRKLENSLEYKLASPVKLQADVTLVQKVSNESSTNAFQSLLPKPEEKIVEVIQTGTPEEVIEQVVTEKLVLFEGTSLEDFMFQYQRGTGTYLVELNIDGGSILDDQFIKTIETVLENKLKRKVMVVLQYEEPEIEEAKNEELEEVESGAEKTEESVNETVGEEIVPEESADEAS, from the coding sequence ATGGAACAAAGAGTGAATGAATCGCCAGATATTTCTCATGTAAATGATGTAAAAACACATAAGCGAACATTATCTGCAAATGATAGAAATCAAATTATTAAGAGCATTAGAAAAGAAGCGAAACCTGATACGTATTATTACGTCATGGTTGTGTTGTCATGCTCAGTCGCAACTTACGGCTTATTATCAAATAGTACAGCTGTCATTATCGGTGCTATGTTAATTGCTCCGCTTATGAATCCGATTCTCGGTAGCGCATTAGCATTAATAAACGGGAATAACAAACTATTGAGAGTGACGATAAAAGCAGAATTTATCGGTGCATCCATTGCTGTCATTTTATCAGCTCTATTAACCCTATTACTACCCGTATCAGATTTAACGCCAGAAATTCTTGCTAGAACAGAGCCTACATTAATTGATTTAATTATTGCATTAGCTTCTGGTGCTGCTGGGACGTATGCCATCTGTTATCGCTCAGGCGCAACATTACCTGGGGTCGCGATCGCTACAGCTTTAATGCCACCATTATGTGTTGTTGGAATTTCAATCGCAAAACAAGAATTTCAGTATGCCGCAGGTGCCCTACTACTTTTTCTCGCAAATATGGTAGCGATTATTGTAATCGGAATCATTATATTTAAAATTGCTGGGTTTACGAACCCAACTCTATCAAATTACTTGAACATTTCTGTTAATGAAGATCGCAAAACATTGTTTAGTAGACTAGCAACAAATAATATCATTTATCCATTTACATTACTCGTATTAATTTGTATCCCTTTAGTCATATTTATGGCTAATTCTATCGAAGCAGATCGAACAGAGAAAACGATTCGGAACGCATTGGAAGAAGGATTAACAGTTCTTTCACCTGAATCGAAAATTGTGTCAGTTGAATTTAGCAAAGACGATAAAGAGTATGCGATAAATACAGAGCTAAATACTGAACGAGTTATTTATCCAGAAGATATTCGCAAGCTAGAAAATAGTTTGGAATATAAATTAGCATCACCAGTAAAACTGCAAGCTGACGTGACACTCGTTCAAAAAGTAAGTAATGAAAGTTCGACAAATGCGTTTCAGTCATTATTACCAAAACCTGAAGAAAAAATAGTTGAAGTCATCCAAACAGGTACACCAGAAGAGGTCATTGAACAAGTCGTAACTGAGAAGCTAGTATTATTCGAAGGTACGTCACTTGAAGATTTTATGTTTCAATATCAACGTGGAACAGGTACTTATTTAGTTGAGCTTAATATCGATGGTGGCTCTATTCTTGATGATCAATTTATAAAAACGATTGAAACTGTGCTAGAAAATAAGCTAAAACGAAAAGTAATGGTCGTTTTGCAATATGAAGAACCAGAAATTGAAGAAGCAAAGAACGAAGAACTGGAAGAAGTCGAAAGTGGTGCTGAAAAGACAGAAGAAAGTGTGAATGAAACTGTTGGAGAAGAAATTGTACCAGAAGAAAGCGCTGATGAAGCTTCGTAA
- a CDS encoding alpha/beta fold hydrolase — MINKTDFPKLSLISVNGVELEVFEAGRQNLGKPIVLCHGWPEHAFSWRYQVPALVDAGYHVIVPNQRGYGNSSRPTEVTDYDIEHLSGDLIALLDHYGYEDATFVGHDWGSMVVWGLTLLHPNRVNKVINLSLPYQERGERPWIKFMEEIFGGDYYFVHFNRQPGVADAVLEENTFQFLRNLYRKNEPFREPQPGMAMINLARAETPLGEPIMSDSELAVFVSSFESSGFTGSINWYRNLDRNWHLLANVNPIIQQPALMIYGDRDVIPKSEKLTEFVPNVEVVSLDCGHWIQQEKPEETNQAILKWLEQWEM, encoded by the coding sequence ATGATAAATAAAACTGATTTTCCAAAGCTTAGCCTTATTTCAGTCAACGGTGTGGAACTTGAAGTCTTTGAAGCAGGTCGACAAAATTTAGGAAAACCTATTGTACTCTGTCATGGCTGGCCAGAGCATGCCTTTTCTTGGCGCTATCAGGTACCTGCCCTTGTCGACGCAGGCTACCATGTTATCGTCCCAAACCAACGGGGTTATGGCAACTCATCCCGTCCGACTGAAGTAACCGATTATGACATCGAACACTTGTCGGGTGATCTCATCGCACTTCTCGATCACTACGGATACGAAGACGCTACCTTTGTCGGTCATGATTGGGGTTCAATGGTCGTTTGGGGGCTGACCTTATTGCATCCAAACCGTGTAAATAAAGTGATAAATCTGAGTTTGCCTTACCAAGAGCGCGGAGAAAGACCATGGATCAAGTTCATGGAAGAAATATTTGGAGGAGACTACTATTTTGTTCACTTCAATCGACAGCCGGGTGTCGCAGATGCCGTATTAGAAGAAAATACATTCCAATTCCTTCGCAACTTGTACCGAAAGAATGAGCCATTCAGAGAGCCTCAGCCAGGTATGGCGATGATTAATCTTGCCAGAGCAGAAACACCGCTCGGTGAACCAATAATGAGCGACAGCGAACTGGCCGTTTTTGTCTCTTCCTTCGAATCATCAGGGTTCACGGGGAGTATAAATTGGTATAGAAACCTTGACCGCAACTGGCACTTATTGGCGAACGTGAACCCAATCATCCAACAGCCTGCACTTATGATCTATGGCGACCGGGATGTGATCCCGAAGTCTGAAAAACTAACAGAGTTCGTGCCCAATGTGGAAGTGGTCAGTTTGGATTGCGGTCATTGGATTCAGCAAGAAAAGCCGGAAGAAACAAACCAAGCGATTTTGAAATGGCTGGAACAATGGGAGATGTAA
- a CDS encoding transposase, protein MKINLKKINKKNSERKNVAWFGYKAHLAVDTQNQYILQTLMSSASLSDGKGAIPLLKEIHETLHLPIRYGILNAGYDFKSIYQQLHNMNAQGIFAYNLCVEQEVEGVGGNFAPTCVRECSYQYEVYFITFQLMLRLPLQNLGKSTEFKWIGPSLYPSGNKRQ, encoded by the coding sequence GTGAAAATAAATCTAAAAAAAATCAATAAGAAAAATAGCGAACGAAAAAACGTAGCTTGGTTCGGTTATAAAGCACACTTAGCTGTTGATACACAGAACCAATATATCCTTCAAACGTTGATGTCATCGGCAAGTTTAAGTGATGGAAAAGGAGCTATTCCATTATTAAAAGAGATACATGAGACACTTCATTTACCCATTCGTTATGGAATATTAAATGCTGGATATGATTTTAAGTCGATTTATCAACAACTACACAACATGAATGCTCAAGGTATTTTCGCTTATAACCTTTGCGTTGAGCAAGAAGTTGAAGGAGTTGGCGGAAATTTCGCTCCAACCTGCGTTCGTGAATGTTCTTATCAATATGAAGTTTACTTTATCACATTTCAACTAATGCTAAGACTTCCTCTTCAAAACTTAGGGAAATCAACGGAGTTTAAGTGGATAGGGCCTTCGTTATACCCTAGTGGTAACAAGCGTCAGTAA
- a CDS encoding YolD-like family protein, whose product MRWESSRIILPIHRERINQHRKELLKREKLILDEQQVTEFAQIIAE is encoded by the coding sequence ATGAGATGGGAATCAAGCAGGATAATATTACCTATACATCGTGAGCGAATTAATCAACATCGTAAAGAGCTTTTAAAACGAGAAAAGCTCATCCTTGACGAGCAGCAAGTTACTGAGTTTGCTCAAATTATTGCTGAATAG
- a CDS encoding alpha/beta fold hydrolase, translated as MSIQYKFVEIEKVNIFYREAGNKNHPTILLLHGFPSSSHMYRNLLPELSDEYYVVAPDLPGFGNSDQPSISNFEYSFEHFAQMINQFLTQLEIDQFHLYVHDYGAPVGFILATKIPERILSIISQNGNAYEEGLLSAWDSIRAYWKHPSEENKNNLEGLLDVEFTKHQYINGTRSPESISPDSWNMDQYNLNKSGNKEIQITLFYDYRNNLKKYSLFHEYFRNFQPPVLIAWGKNDLFFGPQGAYAFENDLKNVEVHLLDTGHFPLEEDLETSSKLIKQFLSNL; from the coding sequence ATGTCTATTCAATACAAATTTGTAGAAATTGAAAAAGTAAACATTTTTTATCGCGAAGCTGGGAACAAAAATCATCCTACAATTTTATTACTTCATGGATTTCCGTCTTCATCGCACATGTATCGAAACTTATTACCTGAGCTATCAGATGAATATTATGTGGTCGCGCCTGATTTACCTGGTTTTGGAAATAGTGATCAACCATCGATTTCGAATTTTGAATATTCTTTTGAACACTTTGCTCAAATGATCAATCAATTTCTAACGCAACTCGAAATTGATCAATTTCATTTATATGTGCATGACTATGGAGCTCCTGTTGGATTTATATTAGCAACAAAAATTCCTGAGCGTATCTTATCGATCATTTCACAAAATGGTAACGCGTATGAGGAGGGTTTACTTTCTGCCTGGGATTCCATTCGTGCTTATTGGAAACATCCCTCTGAAGAAAATAAAAACAATTTAGAAGGTTTATTAGATGTGGAATTCACAAAACATCAGTATATTAATGGAACTCGTAGTCCCGAGTCAATTAGTCCAGATTCATGGAATATGGATCAATACAATTTAAATAAATCAGGAAACAAGGAGATACAGATTACATTATTTTATGATTATCGAAATAATTTAAAAAAGTACTCTTTATTTCATGAATACTTCAGAAATTTTCAACCACCAGTATTAATAGCATGGGGTAAAAATGATTTATTTTTTGGTCCTCAAGGAGCATATGCTTTTGAAAATGATCTTAAGAATGTTGAAGTACACTTACTAGATACGGGGCATTTTCCATTAGAGGAAGATTTAGAAACGAGTTCGAAGTTAATAAAACAATTTTTGAGCAATTTGTGA
- a CDS encoding CGNR zinc finger domain-containing protein, which yields MNLTSVLSGGSYWINLTNTILIENENEVDLLATKEWTIEWLKQNHLIKDKDISLVNTKMIDGLKNLRKLCFLILNELKNNGTIQKTKKSAYQQFQDFVAHLSVNVSINIDPEIQMVVIGKTKQDDVLLKISKSIIQTITEVKPERIRKCENKKCILHFVDYSKNGKRRWCRMETCGNRHKAKTFYEKKKETKR from the coding sequence ATGAATTTAACATCTGTTTTAAGTGGTGGTTCCTACTGGATTAATCTAACAAACACAATATTAATAGAAAACGAAAATGAAGTAGATTTATTAGCTACTAAGGAATGGACAATAGAATGGTTGAAACAAAATCACTTAATAAAAGATAAGGACATATCCCTTGTAAATACAAAAATGATAGATGGATTAAAAAATTTACGCAAACTTTGTTTTCTCATCCTAAATGAACTTAAAAATAATGGGACGATTCAAAAAACGAAGAAATCAGCTTATCAACAATTTCAAGATTTTGTAGCCCATTTATCAGTAAACGTAAGCATTAATATTGATCCAGAAATCCAAATGGTAGTGATAGGGAAAACTAAGCAAGATGATGTTTTATTGAAAATCTCAAAATCAATCATTCAAACGATTACAGAGGTCAAACCAGAACGAATACGGAAATGTGAAAATAAAAAGTGTATCCTTCATTTTGTGGATTATTCTAAAAATGGAAAAAGAAGATGGTGCCGAATGGAAACATGTGGTAACAGACATAAAGCAAAAACCTTTTATGAAAAAAAGAAGGAGACGAAGAGGTAG
- a CDS encoding YdeI/OmpD-associated family protein gives MAGTMGDVIFFNNQEEFNDWLEEHHAEASEIWVGYFRVSTGRESLTWPASVDAALCFGWIDGIRKTIDKQTYKIRFTPRKVNSVWSAVNVKKVKALIQLGKMRPEGMHAFNNRTDAQGYSSEQRNVELAKEYEEQIKANQTAWLFFTNLAPSYKRDSIWWVMSAKKEETRLRRLGILIASSEEGIKIPTLQKNNENITE, from the coding sequence ATGGCTGGAACAATGGGAGATGTAATTTTTTTCAACAACCAAGAAGAGTTTAACGATTGGTTAGAAGAACATCATGCTGAAGCTAGTGAAATTTGGGTGGGCTATTTCAGGGTAAGTACAGGGCGTGAAAGCCTTACTTGGCCTGCATCAGTAGATGCCGCTCTTTGTTTTGGGTGGATTGACGGTATACGAAAAACCATTGATAAACAAACCTATAAGATTCGCTTTACTCCGCGCAAAGTAAATAGTGTATGGAGTGCTGTGAACGTAAAGAAGGTAAAAGCACTAATACAGCTTGGAAAGATGAGACCAGAAGGAATGCATGCCTTTAACAACAGAACCGATGCACAAGGCTATTCCTCTGAACAAAGAAACGTGGAACTTGCCAAAGAATATGAGGAACAAATCAAGGCAAATCAAACAGCATGGCTATTCTTCACTAATTTAGCACCATCCTATAAAAGAGATTCTATCTGGTGGGTAATGAGCGCCAAGAAAGAAGAAACACGATTAAGAAGGCTTGGAATATTGATCGCTTCATCTGAAGAAGGGATAAAAATTCCAACATTGCAAAAAAACAATGAAAACATTACAGAATAA
- a CDS encoding helix-turn-helix transcriptional regulator — protein sequence MKIDRMLTIIVILLNRSRISAKELAEKFEVSVRTIYRDIESINMAGIPIISYPGNNGGFGIRENYKLNHQLLTLNNLCSILSVLKGVSSTFEDVELESSIEKLRNIIPQDKTHHLDLHMEQIIIGMQPWAYTSKQKELVKNIRNAITQSLLITIIYRNYANETSTRQIEPMSLIFKGYTWYLFGYCHLKTDFRVFRISRIIDLQVEDVRFERREKSYQEIEEASKDQVSLTSITLKFVPQVRSRVEDIFDKENIEILNTGELIVTAQFPEKEWYFGLIFSFGEHVEVLGPERVRQAVASRIKSMHEKYQ from the coding sequence ATGAAAATAGACCGTATGCTGACAATCATTGTTATTTTACTTAATAGAAGTCGAATATCAGCAAAAGAACTTGCGGAAAAGTTTGAAGTTTCAGTTCGAACGATTTACAGAGACATTGAATCTATTAATATGGCTGGTATTCCAATAATATCATACCCTGGGAATAATGGCGGTTTTGGTATTAGGGAGAATTATAAATTAAATCATCAGTTGCTTACACTAAACAATTTGTGTTCCATTCTTTCAGTGCTTAAAGGTGTTAGCTCAACATTTGAGGATGTTGAGCTTGAATCATCCATAGAAAAACTGCGAAATATTATTCCACAGGATAAAACTCATCATCTTGACCTGCATATGGAGCAAATCATAATTGGTATGCAGCCTTGGGCATACACCTCAAAACAAAAAGAGCTGGTCAAAAACATTCGGAATGCTATTACTCAATCACTATTGATTACAATTATATATAGAAACTATGCAAACGAAACGAGTACAAGGCAGATAGAACCGATGTCATTAATCTTTAAAGGTTATACATGGTACCTGTTTGGCTATTGTCACTTAAAAACAGATTTCAGGGTATTCAGGATTTCACGCATTATTGATTTGCAGGTTGAAGATGTACGATTCGAGCGTAGGGAAAAGTCATATCAAGAAATTGAAGAGGCATCAAAGGATCAGGTATCTTTAACTAGCATTACATTAAAATTCGTACCCCAGGTGAGGTCCCGAGTTGAAGATATTTTTGACAAAGAAAATATAGAAATTCTGAACACAGGTGAACTGATTGTGACTGCACAATTTCCAGAGAAGGAATGGTATTTCGGATTGATATTCAGTTTTGGCGAACACGTCGAAGTGTTAGGTCCTGAAAGGGTACGCCAAGCTGTTGCATCTAGAATAAAGTCGATGCATGAAAAATATCAATAA